In Rhodothermales bacterium, a genomic segment contains:
- the nuoL gene encoding NADH-quinone oxidoreductase subunit L, whose product MDSAVLILLILLLPLAGAALNGLVGLFMPSYRSKEGLIGAIGTAMVTVPFLAFVYLFLAYDGEPIVWSAFTWMAAGDLSLDFAYRIDQLSLLMGLVVTGVGSLIHVYSVGYMHGDDGFWRFFAYLNLFIFAMLNLILGDNLVVLFLGWEGVGLCSYLLIGFWYTNLKNSAAANKAFIMNRIGDFAFLIAMFMIFKEIGSLDVGVILTEGLNMPEATIGWIVLLLFIGATGKSAQIPLFTWLPDAMAGPTPVSALIHAATMVTSGLYLLARLSPLVLMAPNVMMVITVVGATTALVAATIAITQNDIKKVLAYSTVSQLGYMFVATGVGAFYVAIFHVMTHAFFKGCLFLGSGSVIHGMHHVEHELAHDGHGHKLDPQDMRTMGGLRKYMPATRMTFLISTLAIAGIPLLAGFFSKDEILFKAFEAASFGFPIGWFAWIVGLITALLTAIYMMRAYVLTFEGAPRWPHADTLHPHESPASMTFPLWVLAGLSMVGGFLGIPAVIAHGDLNWIHHWLAGEGGPVAEKLFDGHVSLALEWGLIALGSAVAIIGVSLGWRWYTTKGLAFDETLKSRFGGLYTLWAGKYFLDEAYDKAVVRPVVGGANHFFAPFDKYIIDGLVNGVAFFTRAVSFVLRYIQTGNVQSYAVSIVFGVLLIVWLMLF is encoded by the coding sequence ATGGATTCTGCTGTACTCATTCTGTTGATTCTGTTGCTTCCGCTGGCGGGAGCGGCACTGAACGGGCTCGTGGGCCTCTTCATGCCCTCGTACCGGTCCAAGGAGGGCCTGATCGGCGCCATCGGGACGGCCATGGTCACGGTCCCCTTCCTGGCGTTCGTCTACCTGTTCCTGGCCTACGACGGCGAGCCCATTGTATGGTCCGCGTTCACCTGGATGGCCGCCGGCGACCTCTCGCTGGATTTTGCCTACCGGATTGACCAACTCTCGCTCCTCATGGGGCTGGTGGTCACGGGCGTCGGCAGCCTCATCCACGTCTATTCCGTCGGCTACATGCACGGCGACGACGGGTTCTGGCGCTTCTTCGCCTACCTGAACCTGTTCATCTTCGCCATGCTGAACCTCATCCTGGGGGACAACCTGGTGGTGCTGTTCCTCGGTTGGGAAGGCGTCGGGCTCTGCTCCTACCTGCTCATCGGCTTCTGGTACACGAACCTGAAGAACAGCGCAGCGGCCAACAAAGCATTCATCATGAACCGGATCGGGGACTTTGCTTTCCTGATTGCCATGTTCATGATTTTCAAAGAGATCGGGTCACTCGATGTAGGCGTCATCCTGACCGAAGGCCTGAACATGCCGGAAGCCACCATCGGTTGGATCGTGCTGCTGCTGTTCATTGGCGCCACCGGCAAGTCCGCCCAGATTCCGCTCTTCACGTGGCTCCCGGACGCCATGGCGGGCCCCACGCCGGTTTCGGCGCTCATCCACGCGGCCACCATGGTCACGTCGGGACTCTACCTCCTGGCCCGCCTTTCCCCGCTCGTGCTCATGGCGCCGAATGTCATGATGGTCATCACGGTGGTCGGTGCCACCACCGCGCTGGTCGCTGCCACGATTGCCATCACGCAGAACGACATCAAGAAAGTCCTGGCGTACTCCACGGTATCGCAGCTGGGTTACATGTTCGTCGCCACGGGCGTCGGCGCCTTTTACGTGGCCATCTTCCACGTCATGACGCACGCCTTCTTCAAGGGCTGCCTCTTCCTTGGCTCCGGCAGCGTCATCCACGGCATGCACCACGTGGAGCATGAACTGGCGCACGACGGGCACGGCCACAAGCTGGATCCGCAGGACATGCGCACCATGGGAGGCCTCCGCAAGTACATGCCCGCCACGCGGATGACGTTCCTCATTTCGACCCTCGCCATTGCCGGCATCCCGCTCCTGGCCGGGTTCTTCTCGAAGGACGAAATCCTGTTCAAGGCCTTCGAAGCCGCTTCCTTCGGCTTCCCGATCGGCTGGTTCGCCTGGATCGTGGGCTTGATCACGGCCCTCCTGACGGCCATCTACATGATGCGCGCCTACGTCCTGACCTTTGAAGGCGCCCCCCGCTGGCCCCACGCCGACACCCTCCACCCGCACGAATCGCCCGCGTCGATGACGTTCCCGCTTTGGGTCCTCGCCGGCCTCTCGATGGTCGGCGGTTTCCTGGGCATTCCGGCGGTCATCGCCCACGGCGACCTGAACTGGATCCACCACTGGTTGGCCGGCGAAGGCGGCCCGGTGGCCGAAAAACTGTTCGACGGGCACGTTTCGCTGGCCCTCGAGTGGGGTTTGATTGCGCTCGGCTCGGCGGTGGCCATCATCGGGGTTTCCCTGGGATGGCGCTGGTACACGACGAAGGGACTGGCCTTCGACGAGACCCTGAAAAGCCGTTTCGGCGGCCTCTACACCCTCTGGGCCGGCAAGTACTTCCTGGACGAGGCCTACGACAAGGCCGTTGTCCGCCCGGTGGTCGGTGGCGCAAACCATTTCTTCGCTCCGTTCGACAAATACATCATTGATGGTCTGGTGAACGGCGTGGCCTTCTTCACGCGCGCCGTCAGCTTCGTACTTCGATACATCCAGACGGGCAACGTGCAGTCCTACGCCGTCTCCATTGTATTCGGTGTCCTTCTCATCGTCTGGCTCATGCTCTTCTGA
- the nuoK gene encoding NADH-quinone oxidoreductase subunit NuoK, which produces MEVTLNWYLSLSAVLFTAGVIGFLFRRNAIVMLMSVELMLNAVNLTLVAFSQSLGDPQGQILVFFVMAVAAAEAAIGLALVIAIFRNKTTIDVTEFNLFKY; this is translated from the coding sequence ATGGAAGTCACCCTCAATTGGTACTTGTCGCTCAGTGCCGTGCTCTTCACGGCGGGCGTCATCGGTTTTCTTTTCCGGCGCAACGCCATCGTCATGCTCATGTCGGTCGAGCTCATGCTGAACGCCGTGAATCTGACGCTGGTGGCCTTCAGCCAGTCGCTGGGTGATCCCCAGGGACAGATCCTGGTGTTCTTCGTGATGGCTGTCGCTGCTGCAGAGGCCGCCATCGGCCTGGCACTTGTGATTGCCATCTTCAGGAACAAGACGACGATCGACGTTACCGAATTCAACCTGTTCAAATACTAG
- a CDS encoding NADH-quinone oxidoreductase subunit J: MAAQILFFALATAAIAGALGMLISRNPVNSALWLILNLFCIAGLYLTLNAEFIAVVQVLVYAGAIMVLFLFVLMLLNLAALPDLKKIDGRRVLAYVLSMGLLAMLSFVVASSLDMLPVPGSLEAVAENGSASNLAKSLFVQFAMPVEIIGILLLAATIGAVMLAKRKAV, from the coding sequence ATGGCCGCCCAGATCCTGTTTTTTGCGCTCGCGACCGCTGCCATTGCCGGAGCGCTCGGCATGCTCATCTCCCGGAACCCGGTAAACAGCGCACTCTGGCTCATCCTGAACCTGTTTTGCATTGCCGGCCTGTACCTGACGCTGAATGCGGAGTTCATTGCCGTGGTGCAGGTGCTGGTTTACGCCGGTGCCATCATGGTGCTGTTCCTGTTCGTGCTCATGCTGCTGAACCTGGCAGCCCTGCCGGACCTGAAGAAAATCGACGGTCGTCGTGTGCTCGCGTATGTGCTGAGCATGGGCCTGTTGGCCATGCTGTCATTCGTGGTGGCATCCAGCCTGGACATGCTTCCCGTTCCCGGCAGCCTGGAAGCGGTCGCGGAAAACGGCTCGGCGTCCAATCTGGCGAAATCGCTGTTCGTGCAGTTCGCCATGCCGGTTGAAATCATTGGTATTCTCCTGCTTGCCGCCACCATCGGTGCCGTCATGCTGGCCAAACGCAAAGCTGTCTGA
- a CDS encoding MATE family efflux transporter, with protein MHSSTDNAHAAYSSSLWRDISAAMRGAQFDYTSGNLWRAIIILAIPMVLEMVMQSVLEVVDIYFVGRLGADAVAAVGLTASLIIIIFAIGLGLGIAATAMVARRIGEKDVDGAGATVWQAVLLTLAVALPTGVFAIFTADDLLRLMGATESVVAIGTPYAQVMLGSNVVILMLFLLNAVFRGAGDASVAMRVLWIANILNIILDPILIFGWGPIPAYGVMGAAVATAIGRAAGIGYQVWILMGGRTRLQLRRKHMVLQTSVMRRLVRISLPGMAQYLVGTASWLALMRIMAEFGSEALAGYTVAVRIIIFALLPSWGIANAASTLVGQNLGAKQPDRAATSVWYCTLADVVFLSLMGVGFWIFADEVVGIFVSEAGARAVGVQSIHILTLAYPIWAVSMVIIQAFNGAGDTSTPTWIHFLAFWVLQLPAAWYLALHQEMGPLGVFLAIVAGQSAAAVMGAVMFRRGSWKATEV; from the coding sequence ATGCATTCCAGTACTGACAACGCGCACGCCGCGTACTCCTCGTCCTTGTGGCGGGACATCTCTGCCGCCATGCGCGGCGCACAATTCGACTACACGTCCGGCAACCTCTGGCGGGCCATCATCATCCTGGCCATCCCGATGGTGCTGGAGATGGTCATGCAGTCCGTCCTGGAAGTGGTCGATATCTACTTCGTGGGGCGGCTCGGCGCTGACGCGGTTGCGGCCGTCGGCCTGACGGCCAGTCTCATCATCATCATTTTTGCCATCGGGCTCGGCCTCGGCATTGCCGCGACGGCCATGGTGGCGCGGCGCATTGGCGAAAAAGATGTGGACGGCGCGGGCGCGACGGTCTGGCAGGCCGTGCTGTTGACCCTGGCGGTGGCGCTCCCGACCGGTGTGTTCGCCATCTTCACGGCCGATGATCTGCTCCGCCTCATGGGCGCGACGGAATCCGTGGTGGCCATCGGCACGCCCTACGCACAGGTCATGCTGGGCTCCAACGTGGTCATCCTCATGCTCTTCCTGCTGAACGCGGTGTTCCGCGGTGCGGGGGATGCGAGCGTGGCCATGCGGGTGCTCTGGATAGCGAACATCCTGAACATCATCCTGGACCCCATCCTGATTTTCGGGTGGGGACCCATTCCGGCGTACGGTGTGATGGGCGCGGCCGTGGCCACGGCCATCGGCCGCGCCGCAGGGATTGGCTACCAGGTATGGATCCTGATGGGCGGGCGGACCCGGCTGCAGCTCCGGCGCAAGCACATGGTGCTGCAGACGTCCGTCATGCGGCGGCTGGTGCGTATTTCACTGCCGGGCATGGCGCAGTACCTGGTAGGAACGGCCAGTTGGCTGGCACTCATGCGGATCATGGCCGAGTTCGGCAGCGAGGCGCTGGCGGGCTACACGGTGGCCGTGCGGATCATCATCTTCGCGCTCCTGCCCTCGTGGGGCATTGCCAACGCGGCGTCGACGCTCGTGGGGCAGAACCTGGGGGCGAAGCAGCCGGATCGGGCCGCGACCTCGGTCTGGTACTGCACGCTGGCGGACGTGGTGTTCCTGTCGCTCATGGGCGTCGGGTTCTGGATATTCGCCGACGAGGTCGTGGGGATCTTCGTGTCCGAAGCGGGGGCCCGCGCCGTTGGCGTGCAGAGCATCCACATCCTGACGCTGGCCTACCCCATCTGGGCGGTGAGCATGGTCATCATCCAGGCCTTCAACGGCGCGGGCGACACGTCCACGCCTACCTGGATCCACTTCCTGGCCTTCTGGGTGCTCCAGTTGCCCGCCGCCTGGTATCTGGCCCTGCACCAGGAAATGGGGCCGCTCGGCGTGTTCCTGGCCATCGTGGCGGGACAGTCCGCCGCGGCGGTGATGGGCGCGGTGATGTTCAGGCGGGGGAGCTGGAAGGCGACTGAGGTTTAG
- a CDS encoding GNAT family protein, which translates to MVVLEGKFVRLRPLALSDVDRLVEIGLDERIWHVNPDPVRTPEDMLRYVQKALAGHADGTFVPFSIEFEGQVVGCSRYGNIVPEHRRLEIGWTWIAPAWQGTVVNTEAKLLLFSHAFDTLAYNRVELKTDARNTQSRAAMRAIGCVEEGTLRHHMILADGSLRDTVYFSVTRPEWPAVRDHLRARLERRAKPQSPSSSPA; encoded by the coding sequence ATGGTCGTACTCGAGGGGAAATTTGTCCGGCTCCGACCACTCGCCCTGTCCGACGTGGACCGGCTCGTGGAAATCGGCCTTGACGAACGGATCTGGCACGTAAATCCCGATCCCGTCCGGACTCCGGAAGATATGCTCCGGTACGTTCAAAAGGCACTCGCCGGCCACGCCGACGGCACGTTCGTGCCGTTTTCCATCGAATTCGAGGGCCAGGTCGTCGGATGCAGCCGCTACGGCAACATCGTTCCCGAGCATCGGCGCCTGGAAATCGGATGGACCTGGATTGCCCCGGCATGGCAGGGCACCGTGGTGAACACGGAGGCCAAGCTGCTCCTGTTTTCGCATGCCTTCGATACGCTCGCGTACAACCGCGTTGAGCTCAAGACGGACGCCCGCAACACGCAATCCCGTGCGGCCATGCGCGCCATTGGATGCGTCGAGGAAGGCACATTGCGGCACCACATGATCCTCGCGGACGGCTCGCTGCGCGACACGGTCTACTTCTCCGTGACGCGCCCGGAGTGGCCGGCTGTGCGGGACCATCTCCGGGCGCGCCTGGAGCGCCGGGCTAAACCTCAGTCGCCTTCCAGCTCCCCCGCCTGA
- a CDS encoding galactokinase family protein translates to MMLDALTEPRLQDLKAHLAALPGESTVRVMYVPGRIELLGKHTDYAGGVSLTCASSRRMVAILAETRDAGITFIDAVTGERERIAFDGSAVVKGWASYADVAVRRVVERFGKPKRGATVVFMSDIPKAAGMSSSSVVTTMAVLAALSLNGDGPQEGVQTLGELATFLGEVESGVGTRGGSQDHTAILMGKDGKASLFGYHPVERLLELDWPSDMHLVIGVSGVKASKRTGAKELYNAASALARRIGEAWADDGMPSLMGAILEHGDIDESRVIEMIDAIAGSPEDRTRLWHRFAQFHDECTVVIPDAVQAWRAGDWDTFGDRVAYSQQMAEEWLGNQVPETSWLVRSAREHGAVAASAFGAGYGGAVWAMVPVDRSAAMMEQWSAAYGRAFPDRTGKALFFRDRPSEGVRVEGGATWPE, encoded by the coding sequence ATGATGCTGGATGCGTTGACGGAGCCGAGGCTCCAGGATTTGAAGGCCCACCTGGCCGCTCTTCCGGGCGAGTCGACCGTGCGCGTCATGTACGTGCCGGGCCGGATCGAGTTGCTGGGCAAGCACACGGACTATGCGGGCGGCGTGAGCCTGACGTGTGCCTCGTCGCGACGTATGGTGGCCATCCTGGCGGAAACGCGGGATGCCGGAATCACCTTCATCGATGCCGTCACGGGAGAGCGCGAACGAATTGCGTTCGACGGCTCGGCGGTGGTCAAGGGCTGGGCGTCCTATGCGGACGTGGCCGTGCGACGCGTGGTGGAACGGTTCGGCAAGCCCAAGCGCGGCGCGACGGTTGTTTTCATGAGCGATATCCCGAAGGCGGCCGGCATGAGCTCGTCGTCCGTCGTGACCACGATGGCGGTGCTTGCGGCACTGTCGCTGAATGGTGACGGGCCGCAGGAGGGCGTGCAGACGCTCGGCGAACTGGCCACCTTCCTGGGCGAAGTCGAGTCGGGCGTGGGCACGCGGGGAGGCAGCCAGGACCACACGGCCATCCTCATGGGCAAGGACGGGAAGGCGTCGCTGTTCGGATACCACCCGGTGGAACGGCTGCTGGAGCTGGATTGGCCATCCGACATGCATCTGGTCATCGGCGTCAGCGGCGTGAAGGCATCGAAGCGTACGGGGGCCAAGGAACTGTACAATGCGGCGTCGGCGCTGGCGCGTCGGATTGGCGAGGCGTGGGCAGACGACGGAATGCCGTCGTTGATGGGCGCCATCCTGGAACACGGCGACATCGACGAATCCCGCGTAATTGAAATGATCGATGCGATTGCCGGGAGCCCGGAGGATCGGACGCGGCTTTGGCACCGGTTCGCGCAGTTCCACGACGAATGCACGGTCGTCATACCCGATGCGGTCCAGGCGTGGCGGGCGGGGGATTGGGATACGTTCGGGGACCGGGTGGCCTACTCCCAGCAGATGGCGGAGGAGTGGCTTGGAAATCAGGTGCCCGAGACGTCCTGGCTCGTCCGGTCGGCGCGGGAGCACGGCGCGGTCGCGGCATCGGCCTTCGGTGCCGGGTATGGTGGCGCGGTCTGGGCGATGGTCCCCGTGGACCGGTCCGCCGCCATGATGGAACAGTGGTCGGCGGCCTATGGGCGGGCGTTTCCGGACCGGACGGGAAAGGCGTTGTTCTTCCGGGATCGGCCTTCCGAGGGTGTGCGTGTGGAAGGCGGTGCAACTTGGCCGGAATGA
- a CDS encoding nuclear transport factor 2 family protein, with the protein MNRISLFSAFFAAIILLGAPASMVAAQSASSESSLDEARSRHEVMDVIETLFEGMRTGNADMVASTFAEGATLASSGTRNGVPFVQKSAASEFVAAVGRPSPQPWDERIWNVEIDVRDNLASARMDYAFFFGEEFMHCGQNHIQYARHADGSWKTIALADTRTPAAECELDPDQVEETAVRAALRHYLKGHATGDGAHHAQAMAEEVGSMYFVNDGALQQRTFEAYIAGSPGAPAPNEAERFRYIDWVEVSGTAAVGRVVLDYPGTFFVDYMSLLMIDGEWQIVNKIFDRSSR; encoded by the coding sequence ATGAATCGTATTTCGCTATTCTCCGCATTTTTTGCGGCGATTATCCTCTTGGGCGCGCCCGCATCGATGGTCGCAGCCCAATCCGCATCTTCTGAATCTTCCCTGGATGAAGCTCGCTCCCGCCACGAGGTGATGGACGTCATCGAGACCCTCTTCGAAGGCATGCGCACCGGCAACGCCGACATGGTCGCGTCGACGTTCGCCGAGGGGGCGACGCTCGCATCCAGTGGCACGCGGAACGGCGTACCGTTCGTCCAGAAGAGTGCCGCATCGGAATTCGTGGCCGCCGTCGGCCGCCCTTCCCCGCAGCCATGGGATGAGCGCATCTGGAACGTCGAAATCGACGTCCGGGACAACCTGGCCAGCGCCCGCATGGATTATGCGTTCTTCTTCGGCGAGGAGTTCATGCATTGCGGCCAGAATCACATCCAGTATGCGCGTCACGCCGACGGATCCTGGAAGACGATTGCCCTGGCCGATACGCGAACGCCGGCTGCCGAGTGTGAACTCGATCCCGACCAGGTGGAGGAAACCGCCGTGCGGGCTGCCCTGCGCCACTACCTGAAGGGGCATGCGACGGGGGACGGAGCGCATCATGCGCAAGCCATGGCGGAAGAGGTGGGCAGCATGTACTTCGTGAATGACGGCGCCCTGCAGCAACGCACGTTCGAGGCCTACATTGCCGGATCCCCCGGGGCCCCGGCGCCGAACGAGGCCGAGCGTTTCCGCTACATCGACTGGGTGGAAGTCAGCGGCACGGCCGCCGTTGGCCGCGTTGTCCTGGATTACCCGGGCACGTTCTTCGTGGACTACATGTCGCTGCTCATGATCGACGGCGAGTGGCAGATCGTGAACAAGATCTTCGACCGGTCTTCGAGGTAG
- a CDS encoding NADP-dependent isocitrate dehydrogenase, with amino-acid sequence MSDLIPVTIARGDGIGPEIMDATLRILDAAGAPLRYDEIKIGKALYETGNTSGIAPESWDTIRRNKVFLKAPITTPQGGGYKSLNVTIRKSLSLYANVRPSKSYAPFVTSQHPSMDLVIIRENEEDLYAGIEHQQTNEVAQVLKLITRPGTERICRYAFEYARAYGRQTVTCMTKDNIMKHTDGLFHKVFDEVAKDYPDIESEHYIIDIGAARVAAQPERFDVICTLNLYGDILSDIASQIAGSVGLAGSANIGDEIAMFEAIHGSAPDIAGHNVANPSGLLVAANQMLVHLGLGDVATRVENAWLCALESGYHTADIFRQGLSEREVGTDGFTEVVIQNLGNQPRKLRSVEYKKGGISVPKPSVRRAKKELQGIDVFLDWDPDKRDPDVLGKGLEDACTGTPYKLKMITNRGVKVYPDGLPETFCSDHWRCRFLARDGQPKQFDSILELLTAVSGAGFDVIKTEHLYTFDGERGYSLGQGE; translated from the coding sequence ATGTCTGATCTCATTCCCGTAACCATTGCCCGCGGCGACGGCATTGGCCCTGAAATCATGGATGCCACGCTGCGCATCCTGGACGCGGCCGGAGCCCCGCTCCGCTACGATGAAATCAAGATCGGGAAAGCCCTGTACGAGACGGGAAACACGTCGGGCATTGCGCCCGAATCGTGGGATACCATCCGCCGCAACAAGGTCTTCCTGAAGGCGCCCATCACGACGCCCCAGGGCGGTGGGTACAAGAGCCTGAATGTGACCATCCGCAAGTCGCTGAGCCTCTATGCCAACGTGCGGCCGTCGAAGTCCTACGCGCCGTTCGTGACCAGCCAGCATCCGAGCATGGACCTGGTCATCATCCGCGAGAACGAGGAAGACCTGTATGCCGGAATCGAGCACCAGCAGACGAACGAGGTCGCGCAGGTCCTGAAACTCATTACGCGTCCGGGAACGGAGCGGATTTGCCGGTATGCCTTCGAATATGCACGGGCCTACGGTCGCCAGACCGTGACCTGCATGACGAAGGACAACATCATGAAGCACACCGACGGGCTGTTCCACAAGGTGTTCGATGAGGTGGCGAAGGACTATCCGGACATCGAGTCCGAGCACTACATCATTGATATCGGCGCGGCCCGCGTGGCCGCGCAGCCGGAACGCTTCGACGTCATCTGCACGCTGAACCTGTACGGGGACATCCTGTCCGACATCGCATCGCAGATTGCCGGCTCGGTGGGTCTGGCCGGGTCCGCCAACATCGGCGACGAGATTGCCATGTTCGAGGCCATCCACGGATCGGCGCCGGACATTGCCGGCCACAACGTGGCCAACCCGTCGGGTCTGCTCGTGGCCGCCAACCAGATGCTGGTGCACCTGGGTCTGGGCGACGTCGCCACCCGCGTGGAGAATGCATGGCTGTGCGCCCTGGAGTCGGGCTACCACACCGCCGACATCTTCCGCCAGGGGCTTTCCGAGCGGGAAGTCGGGACGGACGGGTTCACGGAGGTGGTCATCCAGAACCTGGGCAACCAGCCGAGGAAACTGCGCAGTGTGGAATACAAGAAAGGGGGCATTTCGGTGCCCAAGCCGTCCGTACGTCGCGCCAAGAAGGAATTGCAGGGCATTGACGTGTTCCTGGACTGGGATCCGGACAAACGGGACCCCGACGTGCTCGGGAAGGGGCTCGAGGATGCCTGCACAGGTACCCCGTACAAGCTGAAGATGATCACGAACCGCGGCGTGAAGGTCTATCCGGATGGATTGCCCGAAACGTTCTGCTCGGATCACTGGCGTTGCCGGTTCCTGGCCCGCGACGGCCAGCCCAAGCAGTTTGACAGCATCCTGGAACTGCTGACCGCCGTGAGCGGTGCCGGATTCGATGTCATCAAGACAGAGCATCTGTACACGTTCGACGGCGAACGCGGCTACTCGCTCGGACAGGGCGAATAG
- a CDS encoding PepSY-associated TM helix domain-containing protein — MANLNRTTRKVHYWIGAAILLPVLVVTVSGLLLQVKKQSSWIQPDEHRGTGTVPEVTLSEVLTLLQGMPELGVTSWDDVDRLDVRPGKGMTKIRLNSGYEVQVDMGTGEVLQVAYRRTDLIEALHDGSWFGGDWTKLGLFLPSGVGLLVLALSGLWLFILPFRSRRRKRACGR; from the coding sequence ATGGCGAACCTGAACCGTACCACACGAAAGGTCCACTACTGGATAGGTGCGGCCATCCTGTTGCCGGTACTGGTGGTGACCGTGAGCGGTCTGTTGCTCCAGGTCAAGAAGCAGTCCAGCTGGATCCAGCCGGATGAACATCGGGGCACAGGCACCGTGCCGGAAGTGACCCTGTCCGAGGTGCTCACACTGCTCCAGGGGATGCCCGAGCTCGGCGTCACGTCGTGGGACGATGTGGACCGCCTGGACGTGCGTCCCGGCAAGGGCATGACCAAGATCCGGCTCAACTCCGGATACGAAGTGCAGGTCGACATGGGCACGGGAGAGGTGCTGCAGGTGGCCTACCGCCGGACCGATCTGATTGAGGCCCTGCACGATGGATCGTGGTTCGGCGGCGACTGGACCAAGTTGGGCCTGTTCCTGCCGAGCGGTGTCGGTTTGTTGGTGCTGGCACTCTCCGGACTGTGGCTGTTCATCCTGCCGTTCCGGTCCCGGCGACGCAAGCGGGCATGTGGGCGCTAG
- a CDS encoding T9SS type A sorting domain-containing protein encodes MSAVDACRSGKIYRMSRDIIERFRRNGEVSPELRDWPWDLGAPVVDGDGDNSNYDIENGDLPALHGDSMLWWVMNDVSSRNQYSLDLEVRVIAYVLAGRGMQETTLFLKYSVINKSDHDLGNGRFALFVSPNIEDDAGGTDTTRAMVYAYGANDYSSTDPELISPAIGVILLADGTSTPEVYSSIIELDTQSVPRIESEYILALDSRRPGGSQFLEGGFGRGTTQQCPVTQNPVRIMYPGDPVTGSYWSMENLTGNPDQCSLNTINGRTESDVVAMLTSTARVDIPAGGEAEYAYAISWARGSSRHDSILKLRDNADVIRMNSSSLLNSVIETTPPEDVVPSGLFFTAYPNPTEDRLRVTYSIPSPAIVEMSIHNALGHTVLHRESREQLAGEYSDVIDVSSWPAGVYVIRHRINSRSFSKTVVVL; translated from the coding sequence ATGTCAGCTGTGGATGCTTGTCGAAGCGGCAAGATCTACAGGATGTCGAGAGACATAATCGAGCGCTTTCGTCGAAACGGAGAAGTCTCACCAGAACTCCGGGATTGGCCGTGGGACCTCGGTGCTCCGGTGGTTGATGGCGATGGGGACAATTCCAACTATGACATTGAAAACGGGGATTTGCCGGCACTCCACGGTGATTCAATGTTGTGGTGGGTAATGAATGACGTCAGTTCGAGAAATCAATATTCATTGGATCTGGAAGTCCGCGTAATTGCGTACGTCCTTGCGGGTCGCGGCATGCAAGAGACGACGTTATTTCTAAAGTATTCAGTTATCAACAAGAGTGATCATGACCTGGGTAATGGCCGATTCGCGCTATTCGTGTCGCCGAATATCGAGGATGATGCCGGCGGTACGGACACGACGCGCGCAATGGTATACGCGTATGGGGCCAACGATTATTCTTCAACTGATCCGGAGCTGATTTCTCCAGCTATTGGTGTCATACTACTTGCCGATGGTACCTCTACGCCAGAAGTGTATTCGAGCATAATAGAATTGGACACGCAATCCGTCCCGCGCATCGAATCAGAATACATCTTGGCTCTTGACAGCAGACGACCAGGCGGAAGTCAATTTCTGGAGGGCGGTTTCGGGCGCGGAACCACGCAGCAGTGTCCCGTCACGCAGAATCCTGTGCGGATAATGTACCCCGGCGACCCAGTGACTGGTTCATATTGGAGTATGGAGAACCTGACTGGCAATCCGGATCAGTGTTCTTTGAATACGATCAACGGAAGAACTGAATCCGACGTCGTCGCGATGCTTACATCGACTGCACGTGTAGACATTCCCGCTGGCGGAGAGGCGGAATACGCCTATGCGATAAGCTGGGCTCGCGGGTCCAGTCGACACGACTCAATTCTAAAGCTTAGGGACAATGCCGATGTCATTCGAATGAACTCGTCTTCGTTGTTGAACTCGGTGATCGAGACAACTCCACCAGAGGACGTGGTTCCAAGCGGCCTTTTCTTCACCGCATATCCAAATCCAACCGAGGACAGGCTCAGGGTGACGTATTCGATTCCCTCACCAGCAATCGTTGAGATGTCAATTCATAATGCTCTTGGGCACACGGTGCTTCATCGTGAATCGCGTGAGCAACTTGCAGGCGAATATTCGGACGTTATCGATGTTTCTTCATGGCCGGCAGGTGTTTACGTGATTCGTCATCGTATCAACTCGCGATCCTTCTCGAAGACGGTAGTTGTTCTGTGA